The Streptomyces racemochromogenes DNA segment GGTCGACGCCCACGTGGTCGGCGGGGCCGGCGCCGTGCGCCTTGCCGAAGGTGTGGCCGCCGGCTATCAGCGCGACCGTCTCCTCGTCGTTCATCGCCATCCGGCGGAACGTCTCGCGGATGTCGCGGGCCGCGGCCAGCGGGTCCGGGTTCCCGTTCGGGCCCTCGGGGTTGACGTAGATCAGGCCCATCTGGACGGCGCCGAGCGGGCTCTCGAGCTCGCGGTCGCCCGTGTAGCGCTGGTCGTCGAGCCAGGTGGTCTCGGGACCCCAGTAGACGTCCTCGTCGGGCTCCCACACGTCGGCGCGGCCGCCGGCGAAGCCGAAGGTCTCGAAGCCCATCGACTCCAGGGCGACGTTGCCCGTCAGGATGAGGAGGTCGGCCCAGGACAGGCTCTGCCCGTACTTCTTCTTGACGGGCCACAGCAGCCGGCGGGCCTTGTCCAGGTTGGCGTTGTCCGGCCAGCTGTTGAGGGGGGCGAAGCGCTGCTGGCCGGCGCCGGCACCGCCGCGGCCGTCGCTGATCCGGTAGGTGCCGGCGCTGTGCCACGCCATGCGGATCATGAACGGGCCGTAGTGGCCGAAGTCGGCCGGCCACCAGTCCTGCGATGTGGTCAGGACCTCCTCGATGTCCCGCTTCACGGCGGCGAGGTCGAGGGTCTGGAACGCCTCGGCGTAGTCGAACCCCTCGCCGAGCGGGTTGGCCACGGCGGGGTTCTTGGCGAGGATCTTCAGATTGAGGCGCTCGGGCCACCACTGGCGGTTTCCGCCGCCCTGGGTCGGGTGTGCGGCGCGCTCGTGCGCGACCGGGCAGCCGCCCGCACCCTCTGCTTTCGCGTCTGCGACGACTGCGTCATGGTTCTCAGACATGCAAATCCTTCCGGACCAGGCGGATCACGCTGTTCAGGAACGGTCGTTCTCAACCCTTGGCTATCAACGCGTCAGATCCTACGATGGACACAGTCTAAGTCAAGACGTAGACCAAGCCCGGACCTGAGGAGGGTGAGCCGACGATGAGCGACCTGCTGGAACGGCTGCGCAGGCGCGGCTGGCGGATGACGTCCCAGAGGCGCGTCGTCGCGGAGGTCCTGGACGGCGAGCACGTGCACCTCACCGCCGACGAGGTGCACGCCCGGGCCGTGGACCGGCTCCCCGAGATCTCCCGCGCCACCGTATACAACGCCCTGGGGGAGCTGGTCGCCCTCGGGGAGGTGGCGGAGGTCTCCACCGACGGCCGGGCCAAGCGCTACGACCCCAACGCGCACCACCCGCACCACCACCTCGTCTGCTCCGGCTGCGGCCTCATCCGGGACGTCCACCCCGCCGGGAACCCGCTGTCCGACCTCCCGGCGGGCGAGCGCTTCGGCTTCTCGGTGTCCGGGGCCGAGATCACCTACCGGGGGCTGTGCCCGAACTGCGCCGCCTGACGTCCCGCCCGGCCGGCCCCGGCGCTCCACCGGTGCTCCACCGGTCCTCCGGCGGAGCACCGCCGCAGTCCTAGCGGTACGCGGCGAACGCCTTCGTGAAGGCCAGCGGTTCCTGGAGGACCGAGCTGCAGGTGGCGTCGGCGTGCCCGAGGGCGCCCGCCGCGCACTGGCGGTCGCGCGCCGACGACCACATCGCCAGCCGCCCGATCCCCTTCGCCTGGGCGAAGCGCA contains these protein-coding regions:
- a CDS encoding Fur family transcriptional regulator yields the protein MSDLLERLRRRGWRMTSQRRVVAEVLDGEHVHLTADEVHARAVDRLPEISRATVYNALGELVALGEVAEVSTDGRAKRYDPNAHHPHHHLVCSGCGLIRDVHPAGNPLSDLPAGERFGFSVSGAEITYRGLCPNCAA